CTCTATTTTTAACGATTCAATAAGAATAAAATGACAAAATAATCGATTAAATGCAAATTTTATCGATTAAGTACATTTTTTAGCGTTATAAATTCAAAATTTCTTACATTTACTTTTGTTATAATTCTTGGGTAAATTAAATTGCGATTTAAGAATTTTAACACGCTTAAATTAATTTAATAATAATTCAGGCATAACAATTTTGAATTTTAACCGTTATGTTGTTGTTTTGTGTTACAAAATGAAATGGGAAAGCCGAAAACCAAAGAGAGTAGGCAACAATTATAATAACAAATACCACTTTATGAAAGCATTTTTACCCACAATCTGCTTGATGTTCTTAACCATTTTTAGTTCGCAAGCGCAGACTAATGCTCCTGCAGCAAATCCATTCCCTACTATCAGTACATTAACAACTTGGGCTAGCTTCAATTCGCAGCAGCAATTTGATGTCGCTATTCGTGCAGTTGGTTTTAAATTTGAAGTTAAAGAACCAGGAGAAGGCTCTACAGCTTATACTTATATTCGTAAAGTAACTGTAAATGATGTTAACTATACAGACAGAATCGTTTATAGAATTACTAACAATAACTCTGCAAGTATTATTTCATTAGTAACTGCTTCTACAGATTTAGTGAGTTTGTATACTCCACAGTTGGCTTCATTTAAAAACAATAACTGCAAAACAGAAATGTCTAAAGACAAAAACACTACTTGCAGCTGTTACGAAAGCGCAAACTTTGCGGTTGATCTTTGCGACGAACGTGTAAAATTAACTATGGGTGACGGAAACAAATACTTCGTTTCTGTAGCTAAAAAATAATAATAACTCTGAATTGTTTCCAAATCTTTACTGACTTTGTAAGTATGTAAAGATTTGGAATGCATTTCTCAGTTTGAGTTTGGATTTTTGAGTTCGTACCAAACTTCTATTTCTCCTTCATATTCGAAAGAATTCACAAAATGGAAACCTAGTTTTTCTAAAATTTTTCTAGAATTCTCATTTCCTGCATCGGCGTAAGCATAAAGTTTTTCTACTTTCATTTCGTTAAAAGCATAAGCAACAAAAGCTTTTCCTGCTTCAGAAGCATATCCTTTTCCCCAATGTTTTTCAATAAAACGATATCCTAACTCGTAAAAGTTTTTATGATTATTGATTTCGTTTGTAATATATTTTATTCCAGACCAGCCAATAAATTCATTATTTTCTTTTAAAACTACAGCCCAGCGACCAGTTCCAAAATCGGCATATTG
This portion of the Flavobacterium panacagri genome encodes:
- a CDS encoding GNAT family N-acetyltransferase, translating into MKNPIETERLILRELMLSDAGGMFELDSNPNVHLFVGNNPVKNIQESIDMIENIQKQYADFGTGRWAVVLKENNEFIGWSGIKYITNEINNHKNFYELGYRFIEKHWGKGYASEAGKAFVAYAFNEMKVEKLYAYADAGNENSRKILEKLGFHFVNSFEYEGEIEVWYELKNPNSN